A single Lolium perenne isolate Kyuss_39 chromosome 6, Kyuss_2.0, whole genome shotgun sequence DNA region contains:
- the LOC127310758 gene encoding uncharacterized protein — translation MAAKVQEAENKRASKARIREGERGQWWPCATTDVELRELQNEGMISTHWSFVRDSDAPKPEAGEVVMTKAWVERGLSLPCSEFFLSILNTYGLQPHNICPNSYLLLSNFVTLCEGHLGIRPDVKLWQFFFRVKKETKDKAMVNCGSMTFMLRPNRMYPPHDSHESVRYWNAGWFYEKNAPVPDVHEGLPQFVNEPPEELASWSFVPPLALTPTLEKAARRISWLVHDGLTGAQLTLSWFSRRIQPLRYNARLMCAYTGADDLLRVTRHDLPADSLKRRIKTLVKIPRGQQVPELFKDIYTNDQCPPLNTLAEDNFRTIIRVPVTSDTAEEAPEDDEEEEDQAPRKAAPRPTKRPRAKAPGSEAGASGEASAKKPKTTKPPPLDSRKAERARLRMLSTAGQGTRPIIPGAPNPKTAATRTTSQEPITKYMKKSPAVGPSTPVPPSASHPTPQPSPPQADPSPPPAANTSPEIIPVSSGHLEEEDPKAKSPAQEEAETQGQGDAEVTSEKAGEGAGDIVVFPKNFGDPADTTSTPKAYATKFFNKLTEAEKWELEQDLLNAMLNNAWGKPDSRTSEIQDFKKNIGQFCDQLICKQKEQQALHYELHKNIALQRRVTLSQAENIRTLKDENAELAKQLADAQGASSSLATASTELENLRSSYQELETKLKEAELKREQAEKQLAEKNSEHIREKGELELKKNADSETIRRQQKELNGLRKFMETAEQHWDLLNENILGMISEPCQDICSDSFLLCAQIACLYPDYLFM, via the exons atggcagcaaaggtgcaggaggcggaaaacaagagggcgtccaaggcccggatccgtgaaggagaacgaggtcaatggtggccttgcgcaaccaccgacgtggagcttagagagctccagaacgagggaatgatctccacacactggagtttcgttcgtgactccgacgcccccaagccagaagccggagaagttgtcatgaccaaggcttgggtggaacgcggtctttcactcccttgttcggaatttttcctctccatcctcaacacctacgggctccagccccacaacatttgccccaattcataccttctcttgtccaacttcgtgactctctgcgaaggacatcttgggatccggccagatgtcaagttgtggcaattctttttccgagtgaagaaagaaactaaggacaaagcaatggtgaactgcggaagcatgacgtttatgctccgccctaatcgtatgtatcctccccatgattcacacgagtccgtccggtactggaacgccggatggttctacgagaagaatgctcctgttccggatgtccacgaaggccttccccagttcgtcaacgaacctccagaagaacttgcaagctggagcttcgtgcCTCCACTTGCCTTGACCCCAACCTTGGAGAAagctgcgcggagaatctcctggctagtccacgacggactgaccggagctCAGCTCAcgcttagctggttctcccggagaatccagcctcttcgctacaacgcgcgcctgatgtgcgcttataccggggcggacgatcttctccgggttacccgccatgatcttccggctgattctctgaagagaaggatcaagacgctggtgaagattccgaggggccaacaggtcccggaactgttcaaggatatctacacgaacgatcagtgtcctccg ctcaatactttggcggaggacaacttccgcaccatcattcgcgtccccgttaccagcgacacggcggaggaggctccggaagacgacgaggaggaagaggaccaggcaccccgcaaggcggctcctcgacctacaaagcgtccccgcgccaaggctcccggctctgaagccggagctagcggcgaggcctccgccaagaagccaaagacgacgaaaccacctccgcttgactcaaggaaggcggagcgtgcgcgtctacggatgctctcgacggctggccagggcacacgccccatcattcccggtgcccc gaatccgaaaaccgctgccacgcggaccaccagccaggagcccatcacgaagtacatgaagaaatctccggctgttggtccctctactccagttccacccagcgcttcccacccaactcctcaaccgtcgcctcctcaggctgacccatctcccccgcctgccgcaaacacttcaccggagataattccggttagcagcgggcacctggaggaagaagatcccaaggccaaaagccctgcccaagaagaggcggaaacacaaggccaaggagatgcggaagtcacttccgagaaggctggagagggcgctggcgacatagtcgtttttccgaagaacttcggagatccggcggacaccacttccacccccaaggcgtatgccaccaagttttttaacaagctgactgaggcggagaagtgggaacttgaacaagacctgctcaacgccatgctgaacaacgcctgggggaagccggattccaggacatcggagatccaggacttcaagaaaaacattggccagttctgcgatcaacttatctgcaagcaaaag gaacagcaggcgctgcactacgagctgcacaagaacattgccctgcagcgccgcgttactctgagtcaggcggaaaatatccggaccctgaaggatgagaatgcggaactggctaaacaactggcagacgcccaag gcgcatcctcctcccttgcaacagcttcgactgaacttgagaacctgcgctcctcgtaccaagaattggagacgaagctaaaggaggcggaacttaagagggagcaggccgaaaagcagctggcggagaaaaactccgagcatatcagggagaagggcgagctggagctgaaaaagaatgctgacagcgagaccatcaggaggcagcaaaaggagctcaacggactccggaaattcatggagacagcggagcagcactgggacttgctcaatgagaacatcttgggtatgatatcggaaccttgtcaagatatttgctccgattcttttttactttgcgctcaaattgcatgcctatatcctgattatctttttatgtag